A stretch of Crossiella cryophila DNA encodes these proteins:
- a CDS encoding EamA family transporter, which translates to MTATLAPAEQLGNRLHGVALILVGMSSVQFSAALAVSLYPVLGPLGVVTLRLVGAAVLLLAFARPRLGGRSRRDWLTIGLFGVVMAAMNVCVYLSIQRLPLGAAITFEFLGPLTLAIVLSRRRLDLVWAALAGAGVLLLGSGLGGVDAVGVLFALAAAACWAGYILLTRRLGQAFSGMEGLALGAAVGAIAVLPLGIGAAGAELVRPEYLALGLLVGLLASAVPYSMDLLALKRLPAGAFGIMMSLNPALAALAGFLVLGQELSWAQLLAIGLVVLASAGATAGAGVSGKRSPRARSAR; encoded by the coding sequence GTGACCGCGACCCTCGCCCCGGCCGAGCAGCTCGGCAACCGCCTGCACGGGGTCGCGCTGATCCTGGTCGGGATGAGTTCGGTGCAGTTCTCCGCCGCGCTGGCGGTGAGCCTGTACCCGGTGCTGGGCCCGCTGGGCGTGGTCACCCTGCGCCTGGTCGGCGCGGCCGTGCTGCTGCTGGCCTTCGCCCGCCCCCGGCTGGGTGGCCGCTCCCGCCGCGACTGGCTGACCATCGGGCTGTTCGGTGTGGTGATGGCCGCGATGAACGTCTGCGTGTACCTGTCCATCCAGCGCCTGCCACTGGGCGCGGCGATCACCTTCGAGTTCCTCGGCCCGCTGACCCTGGCCATCGTGCTGTCCCGGCGCAGGCTGGACCTGGTGTGGGCGGCGCTGGCCGGGGCCGGGGTGCTGTTGCTGGGCAGCGGACTGGGCGGGGTGGACGCGGTGGGCGTGCTCTTCGCACTCGCCGCGGCGGCCTGCTGGGCCGGCTACATCCTGCTGACCCGGCGGCTGGGGCAGGCATTCAGCGGGATGGAGGGGCTGGCGCTGGGGGCCGCGGTGGGCGCGATCGCGGTGCTGCCACTGGGGATCGGGGCCGCCGGAGCCGAGCTGGTGCGGCCGGAGTACCTGGCGCTGGGGTTGCTGGTGGGGCTGCTGGCCTCGGCGGTGCCGTACTCGATGGACCTGCTGGCGCTGAAGCGGCTGCCTGCGGGCGCGTTCGGGATCATGATGAGCCTGAACCCGGCGCTGGCCGCGCTGGCCGGGTTCCTGGTGCTGGGGCAGGAGCTGAGCTGGGCGCAGCTGCTGGCGATCGGGCTGGTCGTGCTGGCCAGCGCTGGCGCCACCGCGGGCGCCGGTGTCAGCGGAAAGAGGTCACCGCGAGCACGATCAGCACGGTGA
- the cobS gene encoding adenosylcobinamide-GDP ribazoletransferase, translating to MSGLRLALSWLTVLPVRTGQVDTAVARTAIALAPFVGLLLGAAATAVLFALTWLGAPGLLAGLLVIGLLALATRGMHLDGLADTADGLGCYGPPERALRVMRDGSAGPFAVVTLIIVLGAQAVSLSALADAGRWAAVVVALAAGRTAFAWCCRHGVPAARPEGLGTLVAGTQPTLVPVAWTVLLTIAAAAATPDRPWLGPIGVLLALGVVLLLIRHVRKRFGGVTGDVLGAAAEITVLIVLAVTSFR from the coding sequence ATGTCCGGCCTCCGCCTGGCCCTGTCCTGGCTGACCGTGCTGCCGGTGCGCACCGGCCAGGTCGACACCGCGGTGGCCCGCACCGCCATCGCGCTGGCCCCGTTCGTCGGCCTGCTGCTGGGCGCCGCGGCCACCGCGGTCCTGTTCGCGCTGACCTGGCTCGGCGCCCCCGGCCTGCTCGCGGGCCTGCTGGTCATCGGCCTGCTCGCGCTGGCCACCCGCGGCATGCACCTGGACGGCCTGGCCGACACCGCCGACGGCCTGGGCTGCTACGGCCCGCCGGAGCGCGCCCTGCGGGTCATGCGGGACGGCTCGGCAGGCCCGTTCGCCGTGGTCACCCTGATCATCGTGCTCGGCGCCCAGGCGGTGAGCCTGTCCGCGCTGGCCGACGCCGGCCGCTGGGCCGCGGTGGTCGTCGCGCTGGCCGCCGGTCGCACCGCCTTCGCCTGGTGCTGCCGCCATGGCGTGCCCGCCGCCCGCCCCGAGGGCCTCGGCACGCTGGTCGCGGGCACCCAGCCGACCCTGGTCCCGGTGGCCTGGACGGTGCTGCTGACCATCGCCGCGGCCGCCGCCACCCCCGACCGCCCCTGGCTCGGCCCGATCGGCGTGCTGCTGGCCCTTGGCGTGGTGCTGCTGCTGATCCGGCATGTGCGGAAACGCTTCGGCGGCGTCACCGGCGACGTGCTGGGCGCGGCCGCGGAGATCACCGTGCTGATCGTGCTCGCGGTGACCTCTTTCCGCTGA
- the cobU gene encoding bifunctional adenosylcobinamide kinase/adenosylcobinamide-phosphate guanylyltransferase has translation MTRRTLVLGGARSGKSAHAEGLLPAEAATYFATARRDPADADWEARIAEHVRRRPPGWRTVECGVNLPELLSQAAQGDPPILVDDLATWLTGLLDDAGAWEGGPDTLVPVRERGAALRAAVADCPAPVVLVSAEVGLGVVPATRSGRLFRDELGGLNARLAEVCDQVVLLVAGVPLKLR, from the coding sequence GTGACGCGACGCACGCTGGTGCTGGGCGGCGCGCGCTCCGGCAAATCCGCGCACGCCGAGGGCCTGCTGCCGGCCGAGGCCGCCACCTACTTCGCCACCGCCCGCCGCGATCCCGCCGACGCGGACTGGGAAGCCCGCATCGCCGAACACGTCCGCCGCCGCCCGCCGGGCTGGCGCACCGTGGAGTGCGGCGTGAACCTGCCCGAACTGCTTTCCCAAGCGGCACAAGGGGATCCGCCGATCCTGGTGGACGACCTGGCCACCTGGCTGACCGGTCTGCTCGACGACGCCGGTGCCTGGGAGGGCGGTCCGGACACGCTCGTCCCGGTGCGGGAGCGGGGTGCGGCCCTGCGCGCGGCGGTCGCGGACTGCCCCGCGCCGGTGGTGCTGGTCTCCGCGGAGGTCGGCCTCGGCGTGGTCCCCGCGACCCGTTCTGGCAGGCTCTTCCGTGACGAGCTGGGCGGGCTGAACGCCCGGCTCGCCGAGGTGTGCGACCAGGTTGTGCTGCTGGTCGCCGGTGTCCCGCTGAAGCTGCGCTGA
- a CDS encoding aldo/keto reductase family protein, with protein MEFRRLGRSGLSVSEISYGNWITHGSQVEEEQAHACVRAALDAGITTFDTADVYANTAAESVLGRALAGQRREGLEIFTKVFWPTGPGGPNDKGLGRKHIMEAAHGSLQRLGTDYLDLYQAHRYDRTVPLEETMLAFADLVRQGKVLYIGVSEWNAEQISRGAALARELKVPFISNQPQYSMLWRVIESQVVPTSEREGVSQIVWSPIAQGVLSGKYLPGAAPPAGSRATDERGSGFVGRFLRDDLLAAVQNLKPLAEEAGLTMAQLAVAWVLQNPNVASAIVGASRPEQVHDNVKAAGVVLEPELLEKIDAVLDGFVETDPRKTVVA; from the coding sequence ATGGAGTTTCGACGTCTGGGTCGTAGCGGCCTCTCGGTCAGTGAGATCTCGTACGGCAACTGGATCACCCACGGTTCGCAGGTCGAGGAAGAGCAGGCGCACGCGTGCGTGCGGGCCGCCCTCGACGCGGGCATCACCACCTTCGACACCGCCGACGTCTACGCGAACACCGCGGCCGAGTCGGTGCTGGGGCGGGCGCTGGCCGGGCAGCGGCGGGAGGGCCTGGAGATCTTCACCAAGGTCTTCTGGCCGACCGGCCCCGGCGGGCCCAACGACAAGGGCCTCGGCCGCAAGCACATCATGGAGGCCGCGCACGGCTCGCTGCAGCGGCTGGGCACCGACTACCTGGACCTCTACCAGGCGCACCGGTACGACCGCACGGTGCCACTGGAGGAGACCATGCTGGCCTTCGCCGACCTGGTGCGGCAGGGCAAGGTGCTCTACATCGGCGTCTCGGAGTGGAACGCCGAGCAGATCAGCCGGGGCGCGGCGCTGGCCCGCGAGCTGAAGGTGCCGTTCATCTCCAACCAGCCGCAGTACTCGATGCTGTGGCGGGTGATCGAGTCCCAGGTGGTGCCGACCTCCGAGCGCGAGGGCGTCAGCCAGATCGTCTGGTCGCCGATCGCGCAGGGCGTGCTCTCCGGCAAGTACCTGCCCGGCGCGGCCCCGCCCGCCGGTTCGCGGGCCACCGACGAGCGCGGCAGCGGTTTCGTCGGCCGGTTCCTGCGCGATGACCTGCTCGCCGCGGTGCAGAACCTCAAGCCGCTGGCCGAGGAGGCCGGACTGACCATGGCCCAGCTCGCGGTGGCCTGGGTGCTGCAGAACCCGAACGTGGCCTCCGCGATCGTCGGCGCCTCCCGGCCCGAGCAGGTGCACGACAACGTCAAGGCCGCCGGGGTCGTGCTGGAGCCCGAGCTGCTGGAGAAGATCGACGCGGTGCTGGACGGGTTCGTCGAGACCGACCCGCGCAAGACCGTCGTCGCCTGA
- a CDS encoding DUF3043 domain-containing protein, whose protein sequence is MRFLRRNSTESTTDPEEGVSSAELAEPLEGDKGRTPAKGRATPKRREAEVRKRGPVPPPPRTQREALRRARGNKDERRKAAVIRRERMNAGDDAYLMPRDRGPARAYVRDLVDSRRNLMGLFMPLAIIVFVSILTPSPMIKQYASLFCMFMLLSMIIEGIVLGRLVTRKVRERFPDNTTRGFALGWYAFTRATQIRKLRMPKPRVKAGTAV, encoded by the coding sequence GTGAGGTTTCTCCGTCGCAACAGCACCGAGTCGACCACGGACCCCGAAGAGGGGGTGTCGTCGGCCGAACTCGCCGAGCCCCTCGAGGGCGACAAGGGGCGCACGCCGGCCAAGGGCAGGGCGACCCCGAAGCGCCGCGAGGCCGAGGTGCGCAAGCGCGGACCGGTGCCCCCGCCGCCGCGGACCCAGCGCGAGGCGCTGCGCAGGGCCAGGGGCAACAAGGACGAGCGGCGCAAGGCCGCGGTGATCCGCCGCGAGCGGATGAACGCCGGCGACGACGCCTACCTGATGCCGCGGGACCGCGGCCCGGCCCGTGCCTACGTGCGCGACCTGGTCGACTCCCGGCGCAACCTGATGGGGCTGTTCATGCCCCTGGCGATCATCGTCTTCGTCTCCATCCTCACGCCGTCGCCGATGATCAAGCAGTACGCCAGCCTGTTCTGCATGTTCATGCTGCTGTCGATGATCATCGAAGGCATCGTGCTGGGCCGCCTGGTCACCAGGAAGGTCCGCGAGCGCTTCCCCGACAACACCACCCGCGGCTTCGCACTGGGCTGGTACGCCTTCACCCGCGCCACCCAGATCCGCAAACTCCGCATGCCCAAGCCCCGCGTCAAAGCAGGCACCGCCGTCTAA
- a CDS encoding glycerate kinase family protein — protein MTDISGRLVLIAPDCFGGTLTALEAAEAIARGWRLGSPADRLLLRPLADGGPGFVDVLHTALGGEVHTVEVTGPLGEPVTAVWLAHDGTAYIESAQAAGLHLVPKADRAAGLTTTRGVGELLLDAVRAGMRTAVVGLGGSATTDGGAGLFAALGAGPVDALGAPLPEGGAALVHCAGLAGRPDLGALRLIAASDVDNPLLGPTGAAHVFGPQKGADPGQVEQLDLALTRWSEVLLEELGADVAGLAAAGAAGGLGAALLALGATVDSGADLVRRLSALDEALDQAGLVLTGEGSFDWQSLRGKLVSRVAAGAAERGVPCLVLAGQVSVGRREAGAAGVEDSYSVADHVGSVARAIAEPAGGLSGLAERVARQWRSPQN, from the coding sequence ATGACGGACATTTCGGGGCGGCTGGTGCTCATCGCCCCTGACTGTTTCGGTGGCACCTTGACGGCGTTGGAAGCCGCCGAGGCCATCGCGCGGGGGTGGCGGCTGGGTTCACCGGCCGACCGGCTCCTGCTTCGTCCGCTCGCCGACGGCGGCCCCGGTTTCGTGGACGTGCTGCACACCGCCCTGGGTGGCGAAGTGCACACGGTCGAGGTCACCGGACCGCTCGGCGAACCAGTCACCGCGGTGTGGCTGGCCCATGACGGCACCGCCTATATCGAATCCGCGCAGGCCGCGGGACTGCACCTGGTCCCCAAGGCGGATCGGGCGGCCGGTCTGACCACCACCCGTGGGGTGGGGGAACTGCTCCTGGACGCCGTGCGCGCCGGGATGCGTACCGCGGTGGTCGGGCTCGGCGGCTCGGCCACCACCGACGGTGGCGCGGGCCTGTTCGCCGCGCTGGGCGCCGGGCCGGTGGACGCCCTGGGCGCGCCGCTGCCCGAGGGTGGCGCGGCACTGGTGCACTGCGCGGGGCTGGCCGGTCGGCCGGACCTGGGCGCACTGCGGCTGATCGCCGCCTCCGACGTGGACAACCCGCTGCTCGGCCCGACCGGCGCGGCGCACGTGTTCGGCCCGCAGAAGGGCGCGGACCCCGGCCAGGTCGAGCAGCTGGACCTGGCGCTGACCCGCTGGTCCGAGGTGCTGCTGGAAGAGCTGGGCGCCGACGTGGCCGGTCTGGCCGCCGCGGGCGCGGCCGGTGGACTGGGCGCGGCGCTGCTGGCGCTGGGCGCGACCGTGGACTCCGGCGCCGACCTGGTCCGCCGGCTCAGCGCGCTGGACGAGGCACTGGATCAGGCCGGGCTGGTGCTCACCGGCGAGGGCAGCTTCGACTGGCAGTCCCTGCGCGGCAAGCTGGTCAGCCGGGTGGCCGCGGGCGCGGCCGAACGCGGGGTGCCCTGCCTGGTGCTCGCCGGTCAGGTGAGCGTTGGCCGCCGCGAGGCCGGTGCGGCCGGGGTCGAGGACTCGTACTCGGTGGCCGACCACGTGGGGTCGGTGGCCAGGGCGATCGCCGAACCCGCAGGTGGGCTCAGTGGTTTGGCCGAACGGGTGGCCCGTCAGTGGCGGAGCCCACAGAACTAA
- a CDS encoding HesB/IscA family protein, with protein MTAENTTATEAQTHGVTLTDVAASKAKSLLDQEGRDDMHLRIAVQPGGCAGLRYQLFFDERTLDGDVFRDFGGLKVAVDRMSVPYVEGAVIDFVDTIEKQGFTIDNPNAGGSCACGDSFH; from the coding sequence ATGACCGCCGAGAACACCACGGCGACCGAAGCGCAGACGCACGGCGTCACGCTCACCGACGTCGCTGCCAGCAAGGCGAAGTCGCTGCTCGACCAAGAGGGTCGGGACGACATGCACCTGCGCATCGCCGTGCAGCCCGGTGGCTGTGCCGGCCTGCGTTACCAGCTGTTCTTCGACGAGCGCACCCTCGACGGGGACGTCTTCCGTGACTTCGGCGGCCTCAAGGTCGCGGTGGACCGGATGAGCGTGCCCTACGTGGAAGGCGCGGTCATCGACTTCGTCGACACGATCGAGAAGCAGGGCTTCACCATCGACAACCCGAACGCCGGTGGCTCCTGCGCCTGTGGTGATTCTTTCCACTAG
- a CDS encoding carbohydrate kinase family protein, which yields MHFPGRFTDQLVADRLDRVSLSFLVDDLIVRRGGIAANIAFGMGVLGYSPVLIGAVGADFADYRSWLERHGVDCSGVHTSEVKHTARFVCTTDDDMNQIASFYAGAMAEARNIELAPIMDKVGGLELVLVSPNDPEAMLRHSEESRQRGIPFAADPSQQLARMDGDQAKQLVEGAKYLFTNDYELQLLLQKTGWSEEEILDHVDLRITTLGEKGVELVGKGLAAPLHVPAVPETHKADPTGIGDGFRAGFLSGIAAGLPLERAAQLGSLIAVLVLEVDGPQEWVLDREVALTRLAEAYGAEASAEIAKALKN from the coding sequence ATGCACTTCCCGGGCCGGTTCACCGACCAACTGGTCGCCGACCGCCTGGACCGGGTGTCGCTGAGCTTCCTGGTGGATGACCTCATCGTGCGCCGGGGCGGCATCGCCGCCAACATCGCCTTCGGCATGGGCGTGCTCGGCTACTCGCCGGTGCTGATCGGCGCGGTTGGCGCCGACTTCGCCGACTACCGCTCCTGGCTGGAGCGCCACGGCGTCGACTGCTCGGGCGTGCACACCTCGGAGGTGAAGCACACCGCCCGGTTCGTCTGCACCACCGACGACGACATGAACCAGATCGCCTCCTTCTACGCGGGCGCGATGGCCGAGGCCCGCAACATCGAGCTGGCCCCGATCATGGACAAGGTCGGCGGCCTGGAGCTGGTGCTGGTCAGCCCGAACGACCCCGAGGCCATGCTGCGGCACTCCGAGGAGTCGCGGCAGCGGGGCATCCCGTTCGCCGCCGACCCCTCCCAGCAGCTGGCCCGGATGGACGGTGACCAGGCCAAGCAGCTCGTCGAGGGCGCGAAGTACCTGTTCACCAACGACTACGAGCTGCAGCTGCTGCTGCAGAAGACCGGCTGGTCCGAGGAGGAGATCCTGGACCACGTCGACCTGCGGATCACCACCCTTGGCGAGAAGGGCGTTGAGCTGGTCGGCAAGGGCCTGGCCGCGCCGCTGCACGTGCCAGCGGTGCCGGAGACGCACAAGGCCGACCCGACCGGCATCGGCGACGGCTTCCGCGCCGGTTTCCTCTCCGGCATCGCCGCCGGCCTGCCGCTGGAGCGCGCCGCCCAGCTCGGCTCGCTGATCGCGGTGCTGGTGCTGGAGGTCGACGGCCCGCAGGAGTGGGTGCTG